From Passer domesticus isolate bPasDom1 chromosome 5, bPasDom1.hap1, whole genome shotgun sequence, the proteins below share one genomic window:
- the LRRK2 gene encoding leucine-rich repeat serine/threonine-protein kinase 2 isoform X3, giving the protein MCWFPIDRAVMLSMLMHSSSKEVFQAAASALAILSQQNVNIRKTLLAKGIHMNVLDIMRKHPHSPEIVESACRILNHVFEGSFPHLDVMTVAVSEVVKAMRKHEKSLSVQLEALRVLLHFMMPSTKNEHQNGSSRDVGDAAFALTGKVIKSQCLLEGTHSLVLNALNRFIGNPSIQKCGLKLLGSVAECTGALEILTQQGATDTVLHTLQMYPDEQDIQCLGLSLLRSLITRKSLCIATMHVLSAVLVSTLRRFKEVVEIQMHGFHAILAILGLSPCFAKLLVNESFDTVIFYQMSMCFTDQRDQQFQSLCCRCFAKIAENDDLKNTMLEKACMEYNSIMAECLLLLGADINKKTKTNSLIYQVCEKGSNPKLVELLLASGAREQDVRSALTISIKRGDSQIISLLLKKLSLDVTNSSICLGGFGFGRLEPSWLIPLFPDKLTQTRKQNAGSALARMVLKFQMKNISEDRSRASSDPNLSEDGVDRNYDWNFIPDPLVDSIFPLSDDIDSEGSEGSLFTKKKSNSIAVADLYCREMACQRGSPTLPRHSYSVGPGSDYEPLMKQRRKLLLSDESPKGISKLSSHIRPSDSLSSLISEKEYIKSLDLSSNELENIDAISQNSCLISHLEHLEKLELHQNALTNIPEQLCENLKCLTYLDLHSNRFTSFPIHLLRMNCIANLDISRNDIGPSFALDPCLRCPTLKQLNLSYNQLVCTPEFLTSVAENLEQLLLEGNKISCLCSPLCLKDLKILNISKNSISSLAEDVFMGCTKLEQFNARMNVLEKIPDLSSSITSLKLSQNCFINVPEAILLLPHLRSVDLSQNKITSLPGPMHWKSLNLRELLFNHNQIDVLDLSEKACAWSRLEKLHLSHNKLKEIPPQIGFLENLTSLDVSHNPDLRFFPDEMGRLSKVWDLPLEGLHLNLDFKHVGCKARDIIRFLQQRLKKAVPYNRMKLMIVGNTGSGKTTLLQQLMKSKRTELGSPKATVGIDVKDWIIQGKGKMKKELILNVWDFGGQEEFYSTHPHFMTQRALYLAVYDLSKGQAEVDAMKPWLFNIKARASTSPVILVGTHLDVSDEMQRKACMSKITRELLNKRGFPAIQDYHFVNATEESDSIIRLRKIIIKESLHFKIRDQPVVGQLIPDSYLELEKRILLERKNVPVEFPVIDQKRLLELVQEGQLQLDENELPHAIHFLNESGVLLHFQDPALQLRDLYFVDPKWLCKIMAQILMVKVEGCSKYPKGIVKRSDVEKFLLKKSKFPKIYMSQYFKLLEKFQIALPLGEDQLLIPSSLSDHRPVIELPHCENSEIIIRLYEMPYFPMGFWSRLINRLLEISPYMLSGRERALRPNRMYWRQGIYLNWSPEAYCLVESAVFDNNPDSFLKITAPSCRKGCILLGQVVDHIDSLMEEWFPGLLEIDVCGEGETLLKKWALYSFQDGEEHQKILLDDLLRKAEEGDLLVNPDQPRQTIPIAQIAPDLILADLPRNIMLNNDDLEFDEAPEFLLGDGGFGSVYRASYGGEEVAVKIFNKHTSLRLLRQELAVLCHLHHPSLVSLLAAAIRPRMLVMELALKGSLDRLLQQDSASLTRTLQHRIALHVADGLRYLHSAMIIYRDLKPHNVLLFTLYPNSAVIAKIADYGIAQYCCRMGIKTSEGTPGFRAPEVARGNVIYNQQADVYSFGLLLYDILTGGGRIMEGLKFPNEFDELAIQGKLPDPVKEYGCSPWPEVENLIKKCLKENPQERPTSCQVYEILNSAELICLMRYVSIPSTSTAECMVAANQSCKKAGVWIGNGNTEKAQLSFVNLNTDGHTCEDIADSKIISLALVTLPTEKENWIVAGTQSGSLWAVNTEDETRRHRLQKMSDSITCLYCNSLSKQSKQKNFFLVGTADGKLAVFEDRAVKCKGATPLKILTIGNVSTPLMCLNESSCLSEKNVIWGGCGTKIMALTSDFSVQKLIETKTSQLFCHNAYSDANIISIAIDKSIYLAKKNSHFVEIWDKKTEKLSELIDCAHFLKNKVEKLNKESKHKLAYSGRVKTICLQKNTALWIGTGGGHILLLDLSTRRPVRVIDKFCDSVRVMITAQLGSLKNVVLVLGYCYKSDTEDNKYHKELQSCVSVWDINLPHEVQNLKKHIEMRQELAEKMKSFSLD; this is encoded by the exons GTACAAAGAATGAACACCAGAATGGTTCTTCCAGAGATGTGGGAGATGCTGCTTTTGCACTTACAGGAAAAGTCATTAAAAGCCAGTGTCTGTTGGAGGGAACTCACTCATTGGTGCTTAATGCTTTAAACAGG TTTATTGGAAATCCTAGCATTCAGAAGTGTGGATTAAAACTACTTGGTTCTGTAGCTGAGTGCACTGGTGCACTGGAAATTTTAACCCAGCAGGGAGCTACTGACACTGTGCTTCACACCCTACAGATGTACCCAGATGAACAAG aCATACAGTGTTTGGGTTTGAGTCTTCTACGCTCTTTGATTACACGGAAGAGTTTGTGTATTGCAACCATGCACGTCCTGTCAGCAGTTCTGGTTTCTACTCTGCGACGATTTAAAGAAGTCGTTGAAATCCAGATGCAT GGATTTCATGCAATCTTGGCAATTCTTGGTTTGTCACCTTGTTTTGCAAAGCTGCTGGTAAATGAATCATTTGACACAGTCATTTTCTACCAGATGTCTATGTGTTTCACCGACCAGCGAGATCAACAG TTTCAAAGCCTGTGTTGTAGGTGTTTTGCTAAAATAGCTGAAAatgatgatttaaaaaatactatgCTGGAAAAAGCATGTATGGAATACAATAGTATTATGGCTGAATGTTTACTTCTACTGGGAGCTGATATTAATAAGAAGACAAAGACAAACTCTTTGATCTATCAG GTTTGTGAGAAAGGAAGTAATCCTAAATTGGTGGAATTGTTACTAGCCAGCGGTGCACGAGAGCAGGATGTTCGGAGTGCTTTGACCATCAGTATAAAGAGAGGAGATAGCCAGATCATCAGCTTGCTATTAAAGAAGCTTAGCCTTGATGTCACCAACAGCAGTATTTGTCTTGGAGGATTTGGTTTTGGCAGATTAGAGCCTTCCTGGCTCATTCCTTTGTTCCCAGATAAACTTACTCAAACAAGAAAACAGA ATGCAGGTTCTGCACTGGCAAGGATGGTGCTCAAATTCCAGATGAAGAACATTTCAGAGGATAGATCAAGAGCCTCCTCTGATCCAAACTTGTCTGAAGATGGAGTGGACAGAAACTATGACTGGAATTTCATACCTGACCCATTAGTGGACAGTATTTTTCCTTTGAGTGATGATATTGATAGTGAAG GAAGTGAAGGTTCACTTTTTACAAAAAAGAAGTCCAACTCCATTGCAGTTGCAGATTTATATTGTAGGGAAATGGCATGTCAGAGAGGTTCTCCTACTTTGCCACGACATTCCTACTCTGTG GGACCTGGCTCAGATTATGAACCATTAATGAAACAAAGACGAAAACTCTTGCTCTCAGATGAATCCCCCA aaGGCATCTCAAAATTGTCATCACATATAAGACCATCAGACAGTCTTTCTTCACTGATCTCAGAGAAAGAATATATTAAATCACTAGATCTTTCATCAAATGAGCTGGAGAACATTGATGCCATCAGCCAGAACAGCTGCTTAATTAGTCATCTGGAACACCTTGAGAAACTGGAGCTCCACCAAAATGCTCTTACAAACATTCCAGAACAACTGTGTGAA AACTTGAAATGCCTGACTTACCTGGATTTGCACAGTAACAGATTTACTTCTTTCCCCATACACTTACTGAGAATGAATTGTATCGCAAATCTCGACATCTCGCGCAATGACATTGGGCCTTCCTTTGCTTTGGATCCCTGCCTCAGATGTCCAACTCTAAAGCAACTTAACCTTTCATACAACCAGCTGGTGTGCACTCCTGAATTTCTTACAAGTGTTGCTGAAAATCTGGAGCAGCTCTTGCTGGAAGG AAACAAAATTTCGTGCTTATGTTCACCCCTATGCTTGAAAGACCTGAAAATTTTAAACATTAGTAAGAACAGTATTTCATCCCTTGCTGAGGATGTCTTCATGGGCTGTACAAAACTGGAGCAGTTCAATGCCAGGATGAATGTTCTTG AAAAGATACCTGACTTGTCATCCAGCATAACAAGTTTAAAATTATCCCAGAATTGTTTTATTAATGTTCCAGAAGCAATTCTTCTTCTACCACA TTTGAGATCAGTAGATTTAAGCCAAAACAAGATCACAAGCCTGCCTGGACCAATGCACTGGAAATCACTGAATTTAAGGGAGCTGTTATTTAATCACAATCAAATAGATGTCTTGGACTTGAGTGAAAAGGCATGTGCATGGTCTAGGCTAGAAAAGCTACACCTCTCCCACAACAAGTTAAAGGAG aTTCCTCCTCAGATTGGCTTCCTAGAGAACTTGACTTCTCTGGATGTAAGTCATAATCCTGATTTGAGATTCTTTCCTGATGAAATGGGAAGACTGTCCAAAGTCTGGGATCTTCCTTTGGAAGGACTCCATCTTAATTTAGACTTCAAGCATGTGGGATGCAAAGCCAGAGACATTATCAG ATTTCTTCAGCAGCGACTGAAGAAGGCTGTGCCTTATAACAGAATGAAGCTCATGATTGTTGGAAACACTGGCAGTGGGAAAACtaccctgctgcagcagctcatgaAAAGCAAACGAACAGAACTGGGCTCTCCAAAAGCCACAGTAGGCATTGATGTAAAAGACTGGATCATTCAAGGGAAAGGCAAAATGAAGAAGGAGCTTATATTAAATGTGTGGGACTTTGGAG GACAAGAAGAGTTCTACAGTACCCATCCTCATTTCATGACACAGAGGGCTTTATATCTTGCTGTTTATGATCTCAGCAAAGGACAAGCAGAGGTGGATGCTATGAAGCCATGGCTTTTTAACATCAAG GCTCGAGCATCAACATCCCCTGTGATTCTTGTTGGCACCCATCTGGATGTTTCTGATGAAATGCAACGAAAGGCCTGCATGAGTAAAATTACCAGAGAGCTGCTGAACAAGCGAGGCTTTCCAGCAATCCAGGATTACCACTTTGTCAATGCTACAGAAGAATCTGATTCCATTATCAGACTTCGGAAAATCATCATAAAGGAGAGTCTTCACTTCAAG ATCAGAGATCAACCAGTGGTTGGTCAGCTAATCCCTGACAGCTACCTGGAGCTGGAAAAGAGAATTTTGCTGGAACGTAAAAACGTCCCAGTGGAATTTCCTGTAATTGATCAGAAACGCTTGCTGGAACTGGTACAAGAAGGCCAGTTACAGCTGGATGAAAATGAGCTCCCTCATGCAATTCACTTTCTGAATGAATCAG GTGTTCTCCTTCATTTCCaagacccagccctgcagctaAGAGATCTGTATTTCGTAGATCCGAAGTGGCTGTGTAAAATCATGGCACAG attctgaTGGTGAAAGTGGAAGGCTGTTCTAAATACCCTAAGGGAATTGTGAAGCGTTCAGATGTGGAAAAATTCCTTTTGAAGAAGAGCAAGTTCCCTAAAATCTATATGTCACAATACTTTAAGCTTCTGGAAAAGTTTCAGATTGCTTTGCCATTAGGAGAGGACCAGCTACTAATCCCAAGCAG CTTGTCTGATCACAGACCTGTTATAGAGCTTCCCCACTgtgaaaattcagaaattatCATCAGGCTGTATGAGATGCCATACTTTCCTATGGGATTTTGGTCCAGGCTCATCAACAGGTTGCTTGAGATATCTCCTTACATGCTATCAGGAAGAG AGCGAGCTCTTCGACCAAACAGAATGTACTGGAGACAAGGCATCTACTTGAACTGGTCTCCTGAAGCTTATTGTCTAGTGGAATCAGCAGTATTTGACAACAATCCAGACAGTTTTTTGAAAATTACAGCACCTTCTTGCAGAAAAG gGTGCATCCTTTTGGGGCAAGTTGTGGATCACATAGATTCTCTTATGGAAGAATGGTTTCCAGGTTTGTTGGAAATAGATGTTTGTGGTGAAGGGGAAACACTGTTGAAGAAATGGGCTCTGTACAGCTTTCAAGATGGTGAAGAACACCAAAAAATACTTCTTGATGACTTGCTTAGGAAGGCTGAAGAAG gTGACCTTTTGGTAAATCCAGATCAGCCAAGACAGACCATTCCAATTGCTCAGATTGCTCCTGATCTGATACTGGCTGATTTGCCTAGAAATATTATGTTGAACAATGATGACCTGGAATTTGATGAAGCTCCAGAATTTCTCTTGG GTGATGGTGGGTTTGGATCTGTGTACCGTGCATCCTATGGTGGTGAAGAGGTTGCTGTGAAGATTTTCAATAAACATACTTCCCTCAGGCTCCTAAGACAA GAGCTTGCAGTCCTTTGTCACCTCCACCACCCCAGTCTGGTGTCTTTGCTGGCTGCTGCAATCCGTCCCCGGATGCTGGTGATGGAATTGGCCCTCAAAGGATCTCTTGATCGTTTGCTTCAGCAGGACAGTGCAAGTTTGACTAGAACACTTCAGCACAGGATAGCTCTGCATGTAGCAGATGGCTTGAG GTACCTGCATTCAGCCATGATCATCTACCGTGATTTAAAGCCTCACAATGTGTTGCTCTTTACCTTATATCCCAATTCAGCTGTTATTGCAAAAATAGCTGACTATGGCATTGCCCAGTATTGCTGCCGAATGGGAATAAAAACCTCAGAAGGCACACCAG GATTTCGAGCACCAGAGGTTGCCAGAGGAAATGTTATTTACAATCAGCAAGCTGATGTTTATTCATTTGGCTTGCTGCTTTATGACATTTTAACAGGAGGAGGTAGAATAATGGAAGGCTTGAAGTTTCCAAATGAATTTGATGAATTAGCAATACAAGGAAAATTACCAG ATCCTGTCAAAGAATATGGGTGTTCCCCTTGGCCTGAAGTTGAAAACTTAATTAAAAAGTGTTTGAAGGAAAACCCTCAGGAACGACCAACATCTTGCCAG GTTTATGAGATCCTGAATTCTGCAGAGCTTATCTGTTTGATGAGATATGTCTCCATACCTAGCACATCTACAGCAGAGTGCATGGTGGCTGCCAATCAAAGCTGCAAGAAGGCAGGAGTCTGGATAGGCAATGGGAACACAGAAAAGGCACAACTTTCATTTGTTAACCTGAACACAGATGGACACACTTGTGAG GATATTGCAGACAGTAAAATTATAAGTTTGGCCTTAGTGACTCTTCctactgagaaagaaaactggaTTGTAGCAGGAACCCAGTCTGGTTCTCTGTGGGCAGTTAACACAGAAGATGAAACAAGAAGGCATCGTCTGCAGAAAATGTCAGATTCTATCACTTGTTTATACTGTAATTCTCTTTCAAAGCAAAG caaacagaagaatttcttcttggTAGGCACAGCTGATGGCAAACTGGCAGTTTTTGAAGACAGAGCAGTAAAG TGTAAGGGTGCTACACCTTTGAAGATACTGACTATAGGAAATGTGAGCACACCCCTGATGTGCTTAAATGAATCCTCATGcttatctgaaaaaaatgtaatcTGGGGAGGCTGTGGGACAAAAATCATGGCCTTAACCAGTGATTTCTCTGTTCAAAAGCTCATTGAAACAAAGACAAGTCAACT GTTCTGTCATAATGCTTACAGTGATGCAAACATTATTTCAATAGCAATAGACAAATCCATCTACTTGGCAAAGAAAAACAGCCATTTTGTGGAAATCTGGGACaagaagacagaaaaactttctGAATTAATCGACTGTGCACATTTTCTTAA GAACAAAGTGGAAAAATTAAATAAGGAATCAAAACACAAACTGGCTTATTCTGGAAGAGTGAAGACCATTTGTCTGCAGAAAAATACTGCCCTGTGGATAGGGACAGGAGGAGGACATATCCTGCTGCTTGATTTGTCAACGCGTCGTCCTGTACGAGTTATAGAcaagttctgtgattctgttcgAGTCATGATAACAGCTCAGCTGG GGAGTCTCAAGAATGTGGTCCTTGTTTTGGGATACTGCTATAAAAGTGACACCGAAGACAACAAATATCACAAAG agttACAATCCTGCGTGTCAGTGTGGGACATTAACCTGCCTCATGAAgtgcaaaacctgaaaaaacaCATAGAAATGAGACAGGAATTAGCAGAAAAAAtgaagagcttttctttggaCTGA